A single bacterium DNA region contains:
- a CDS encoding long-chain fatty acid--CoA ligase yields the protein MSETGAKKDKTLLSSEETIVQMVDARAAKYGDRTIMQSKQDGSWVDVTWSRLAGAYRDVARGLLQLGLGHGDSIAILSENRPEWAFADLGIYATKGVVVPLYWTLTPSQIRYILKDSAAKAVFVSNADFLDRILQIRSELPDLAAIIVFDQIPSRTLPEGVMYLEDLVALGCDAPPEVWESMGRSIAGGRKNDFATLIYTSGTTGEPKGVVLTHDNFLSNVRGVLAVIDVGETDSCLSFLPLSHVFERIALYLFLYAGGLIHYAESIETVVDNMSEVHPTILVSVPRIYEKAFGRILDRVRESALPRRMIFAACLKIGAKVSQRLQAGQPVEGFLARGHRIADKLVFSKLRETFGGRIRLMISGGAPLNKHIAEFFHAAGLLILEGYGLTETSPVISANFVDSLKFGTVGHTIPEVEVKIVEDGEILARGPNIMVGYYNRPEDTAEAIDADGWFYTGDIGHIDDDGFLVITDRKKSLIVTAGGKNVAPAAIENALSADKFIDQAFAYGDARKFISALIVPDWERVEKYAGEHKIKFSTHAQLCNHPVINALIQRRVDKALEEFAPFERVKKFKLMEQEFSQEDGEVTPTLKLKRKEITRRYWKELDSLYEK from the coding sequence ATGTCGGAGACAGGAGCGAAAAAGGATAAAACTCTCCTTTCGTCGGAGGAGACCATCGTCCAGATGGTGGACGCGAGAGCAGCAAAATACGGCGACCGGACCATCATGCAAAGCAAACAGGACGGATCCTGGGTGGACGTGACCTGGAGCAGACTTGCCGGGGCCTACAGGGATGTGGCAAGGGGGCTTCTTCAGCTGGGTCTCGGTCATGGCGATTCCATTGCCATCTTGTCGGAGAATCGTCCGGAATGGGCCTTTGCGGATCTCGGCATTTATGCCACCAAGGGAGTGGTCGTTCCTCTTTACTGGACCCTTACACCATCCCAGATCCGTTATATCCTCAAGGACAGTGCCGCAAAGGCTGTCTTTGTATCCAATGCTGATTTCCTTGACCGTATCTTACAGATCCGCAGTGAGCTGCCGGACCTGGCTGCGATAATCGTTTTTGACCAGATCCCGTCAAGGACGCTGCCCGAAGGTGTTATGTACCTTGAGGATCTTGTCGCTCTGGGGTGTGACGCTCCTCCCGAAGTGTGGGAGAGCATGGGCCGCTCAATAGCGGGAGGCCGCAAAAACGACTTTGCCACTCTTATTTACACATCCGGTACTACCGGTGAACCCAAGGGAGTTGTGCTCACCCACGACAACTTCCTCTCCAACGTGAGGGGGGTTCTCGCGGTCATCGACGTCGGGGAAACAGATAGCTGTCTTTCCTTCCTGCCCCTTTCCCATGTGTTTGAGCGCATCGCCCTTTACCTGTTCCTGTATGCCGGAGGACTCATCCACTATGCCGAGAGCATCGAAACTGTCGTAGACAACATGTCGGAGGTCCACCCGACGATCCTGGTGAGCGTTCCCCGGATCTACGAAAAGGCTTTCGGACGGATCCTGGACCGTGTGAGGGAGAGCGCGCTTCCGAGAAGAATGATCTTCGCGGCCTGCCTTAAAATAGGCGCCAAGGTCAGTCAGCGACTCCAGGCCGGGCAGCCGGTGGAAGGCTTTCTTGCCAGAGGCCACAGGATCGCAGACAAACTGGTTTTTTCCAAACTTAGGGAAACCTTTGGGGGCAGGATCAGGCTAATGATCTCCGGCGGTGCGCCTTTAAACAAACATATCGCCGAGTTTTTCCACGCCGCCGGACTTCTTATACTGGAAGGTTACGGCCTGACGGAAACATCTCCGGTTATATCCGCCAACTTTGTCGACAGTCTGAAGTTCGGTACGGTGGGGCACACCATTCCCGAGGTGGAGGTAAAGATCGTCGAGGACGGTGAGATATTGGCCAGGGGTCCCAACATAATGGTGGGTTATTATAACCGCCCGGAGGATACTGCCGAGGCCATCGATGCCGACGGTTGGTTTTATACGGGAGATATCGGGCACATTGACGATGACGGTTTCCTCGTGATCACCGACAGGAAGAAATCACTTATCGTGACCGCCGGGGGCAAGAACGTGGCACCGGCCGCTATCGAGAACGCCCTTTCGGCCGACAAGTTCATCGACCAGGCCTTCGCTTATGGTGACGCGAGGAAATTCATCTCGGCTCTCATCGTGCCGGATTGGGAGAGGGTGGAAAAGTACGCCGGGGAACACAAGATCAAGTTCAGCACCCACGCCCAACTGTGCAATCATCCGGTGATCAACGCCCTCATCCAGCGCCGGGTGGATAAGGCCCTTGAAGAGTTCGCTCCCTTTGAGCGCGTAAAAAAGTTCAAGCTCATGGAGCAGGAGTTCAGCCAGGAGGATGGGGAGGTGACCCCGACCCTCAAGCTCAAGCGCAAGGAGATCACGCGAAGGTACTGGAAAGAGCTGGACTCCCTCTATGAAAAATGA
- the gcvH gene encoding glycine cleavage system protein GcvH, whose translation MNISGNCRYTKDHLWVKPEGNEAIIGLSDYLQSELGEVIFVDLPDVEDDIEITGTFGIIESTLTVSDMTAPVTGTVLRINKDLEGEPELINEDPYGDGWLIRVQLDDPQQIDFLMTPEEYEEYIADLVLED comes from the coding sequence ATGAACATTTCTGGAAACTGCAGATATACAAAGGATCACCTCTGGGTCAAACCCGAAGGCAACGAGGCGATCATTGGACTGAGTGATTATCTTCAGTCGGAGCTTGGTGAGGTCATTTTTGTTGATCTGCCCGATGTGGAGGATGACATCGAGATCACTGGAACTTTCGGTATCATAGAGTCGACATTGACTGTGTCGGACATGACGGCTCCTGTTACTGGAACGGTATTGAGGATCAATAAAGATCTTGAGGGGGAACCCGAACTTATCAACGAGGACCCTTACGGGGATGGCTGGCTTATCAGGGTGCAACTTGACGATCCTCAGCAGATCGATTTTCTTATGACACCGGAAGAGTATGAAGAATATATCGCGGACCTTGTTTTGGAGGACTGA
- a CDS encoding diguanylate cyclase, translating into MGTLLIIDDSASVREELISILTADGKFNRFLQASDGVSGLKIFSDPEQDVDVVCCDLNMPQMDGYQFLRLGRANPSLMNTPIIMLTSESDVSDVVKAFELGANDFISKPFIPSILKVRLNNMLHIKHLQDLLKAQRGMMEEMATRDSLTNLANLRSFRLSFEEEFNRSMRYEDPLSILMADLDRFKIVNDTYGHPRGDAVLKKTASIMLEVMRKVDFVARYGGEEFVVIMPHTDTNGALRAAERLRVAIESCHFDGLPAAGDVTVSIGVATLVEGVETDMDGLVNQADKALYRAKMNGRNRVEKHSCESAEKA; encoded by the coding sequence ATGGGAACCCTTCTCATCATTGACGATTCGGCTTCTGTCCGGGAGGAATTGATATCGATCCTCACTGCAGATGGCAAATTTAACCGCTTTCTGCAGGCCTCGGACGGCGTGTCGGGTTTGAAGATTTTTTCCGATCCGGAGCAGGATGTGGATGTGGTGTGTTGCGACCTGAATATGCCGCAAATGGACGGCTACCAGTTCCTCCGCCTTGGGAGAGCGAATCCCAGTCTCATGAACACCCCTATTATCATGCTCACATCGGAATCCGATGTGAGCGATGTGGTCAAGGCGTTCGAACTCGGTGCCAACGATTTTATCTCCAAACCGTTTATCCCTTCCATTCTCAAGGTCCGTCTGAATAACATGCTTCACATCAAGCACCTCCAGGACCTTCTCAAGGCGCAGAGGGGCATGATGGAGGAAATGGCCACCAGGGATTCCCTGACCAACCTTGCCAATCTGCGCTCTTTCAGGTTGTCCTTCGAGGAAGAATTCAACCGGTCCATGAGGTACGAGGATCCCCTGAGCATTCTCATGGCTGATCTGGATCGTTTTAAAATTGTGAACGATACTTACGGCCACCCTCGCGGTGATGCCGTTTTAAAAAAAACAGCATCGATCATGCTCGAGGTTATGCGGAAGGTTGATTTTGTTGCCAGGTACGGGGGTGAGGAGTTCGTGGTGATCATGCCCCATACGGATACCAATGGTGCCTTGAGGGCTGCAGAAAGGTTGAGGGTTGCCATCGAGAGCTGCCATTTTGATGGTTTGCCCGCAGCCGGGGATGTAACTGTCAGCATAGGTGTGGCCACATTGGTTGAAGGTGTCGAAACGGATATGGATGGTCTGGTCAATCAGGCCGATAAAGCTCTCTACAGGGCCAAAATGAACGGAAGAAACAGAGTCGAAAAACATTCCTGTGAATCTGCAGAGAAAGCCTGA
- the fsa gene encoding fructose-6-phosphate aldolase, with protein sequence MKFFLDTANLDEIRQAIDMGLIDGVTTNPTLVAREGREFRPLVEEICKIVPGPVSLETVSPDAQGMVKEAQDLVRIGDNVVVKVPMTTEGLKAVRICHSLGIRTNVTLVFSPLQALLAAKAGASYISPFVGRIDDTGASGMEVIADIMEIKENYDFDSEIIVASVRHPGHVLESALLGADIATIPFKVIGQLSKHPLTDIGIDQFLADWKKVP encoded by the coding sequence ATGAAATTTTTTCTCGATACAGCCAACCTTGACGAAATACGCCAGGCTATCGATATGGGGCTGATCGACGGAGTTACCACAAATCCGACCCTCGTGGCCCGGGAGGGCAGGGAGTTCCGTCCCCTGGTTGAGGAAATATGTAAAATAGTCCCGGGGCCCGTTTCCCTTGAAACCGTCAGCCCGGATGCCCAGGGGATGGTAAAAGAGGCGCAGGATCTTGTGAGGATCGGGGATAACGTTGTGGTCAAGGTACCCATGACCACCGAGGGGCTCAAGGCTGTCAGGATCTGCCACTCGTTGGGCATCCGGACCAACGTGACCCTTGTTTTTTCACCTCTTCAGGCCCTCCTGGCGGCCAAAGCGGGAGCTTCCTATATCAGCCCTTTCGTTGGTCGTATTGATGACACTGGAGCTTCGGGGATGGAGGTTATCGCGGATATCATGGAGATCAAGGAAAACTATGATTTTGACAGCGAAATTATAGTGGCCAGTGTCCGCCATCCGGGCCATGTGCTTGAATCCGCACTTCTGGGGGCCGATATCGCCACCATTCCGTTCAAGGTGATCGGACAGCTTTCAAAACACCCTCTTACCGATATCGGAATAGATCAGTTCCTTGCCGACTGGAAAAAAGTACCCTAG
- the folE gene encoding GTP cyclohydrolase I FolE, translated as MDRKKIEEGVRLILDGVGEDAGRPGLLDTPRRVADLYAEIFSGIDLDPMEHLVPVEGESHDEMVLIKEIPLYSVCEHHLLPFAGMAHVAYIPEGGRIVGLSKIVRVLETYASRPQVQERLTTQVADSIMEGLSPKGVMVVIEAEHLCMSMRGVRKPNSTTVTSAVRGSFRRDERTRSETLSLIHGNSRR; from the coding sequence ATGGACAGAAAGAAGATTGAGGAGGGAGTTCGACTCATCCTTGACGGTGTTGGTGAGGATGCCGGACGCCCCGGACTTCTGGATACGCCCCGCCGGGTGGCGGACCTTTATGCTGAGATCTTCTCAGGGATTGATCTTGACCCCATGGAGCATCTGGTGCCGGTAGAAGGTGAGTCCCACGATGAAATGGTCCTTATCAAGGAGATTCCCCTTTATTCGGTGTGCGAACACCACCTTCTCCCCTTTGCCGGAATGGCGCACGTGGCCTACATACCCGAGGGGGGACGGATCGTGGGGCTTTCGAAGATCGTCCGGGTGCTGGAGACTTACGCATCCAGACCTCAGGTCCAGGAACGCTTGACCACCCAGGTGGCTGACAGCATAATGGAGGGGCTCAGTCCCAAGGGAGTCATGGTTGTGATCGAGGCGGAGCATCTGTGCATGTCCATGAGGGGAGTGCGGAAACCTAATTCGACAACGGTCACCAGCGCCGTGAGGGGATCCTTCAGGAGGGATGAAAGGACACGGAGCGAGACACTGTCCCTCATTCATGGGAACTCTCGAAGGTGA
- the larC gene encoding nickel pincer cofactor biosynthesis protein LarC: MTTSDNSILYIDPFSGVSGDMLLGAFLSLGVPLEVIFDAVESVIPGEVELAALPVTRSGLAGVACQVKILGGPQSRTLGEMVDLVAASGLPGPVVGRVLRTLESLGEAERKAHGLPDGPVHLHELGGQDTLADIVGAITALNYFDPEKVRCGAINLGRGYVQTSHGKMPVPAPATARLVEGMKVFADGPDAELTTPTGASILKEIVDEFGPIGPMTIHHSGNGAGSRDFKGFPNLLRIFLASKAQDEETLSAVIIECGIDDVSPEYLAPATEALQAAGAREVHVIPAFTKKGRIGVLLRVLAPVGEKQTLIDAVLEVSGSAGLRFWGADRTVLDREMVVVITQYGPVSFKKWRSPSGQWRFKPEFEDVQRLAEKAGIPAAKMRDLAVAAYVSEVGDGQKED, encoded by the coding sequence TTGACTACTTCCGATAACAGCATTCTTTATATCGACCCCTTTTCCGGTGTGTCCGGTGACATGCTCCTCGGGGCCTTTCTTTCACTGGGAGTTCCATTGGAAGTGATCTTCGATGCGGTTGAGTCTGTCATACCGGGAGAGGTGGAGCTTGCGGCACTTCCGGTCACACGGTCCGGCCTGGCCGGTGTGGCCTGCCAGGTAAAGATCCTCGGTGGGCCCCAGAGCAGGACCCTGGGGGAGATGGTGGACCTTGTGGCCGCATCAGGGCTCCCGGGCCCTGTCGTTGGGCGCGTTCTCCGAACTCTGGAATCCCTGGGTGAGGCCGAAAGGAAGGCTCACGGGCTGCCCGATGGTCCAGTTCACCTGCACGAGCTGGGCGGTCAGGACACCCTTGCCGACATCGTCGGTGCCATTACGGCCTTAAATTATTTTGATCCCGAAAAGGTCCGCTGTGGTGCCATCAACCTTGGCCGGGGTTATGTCCAGACAAGCCACGGAAAGATGCCGGTTCCTGCTCCAGCTACGGCACGCCTTGTGGAGGGCATGAAGGTGTTTGCCGACGGTCCAGATGCCGAGTTGACCACACCCACCGGGGCTTCCATTTTAAAAGAAATAGTGGATGAGTTCGGGCCCATCGGGCCCATGACCATCCACCATTCGGGCAACGGAGCGGGAAGCAGGGACTTTAAGGGCTTTCCCAACCTGCTGCGTATTTTTCTGGCATCCAAAGCCCAGGATGAGGAAACTCTCAGCGCAGTTATCATCGAGTGCGGCATCGACGACGTAAGCCCTGAATACCTTGCTCCTGCCACGGAGGCTCTTCAGGCAGCCGGGGCTCGGGAGGTCCATGTTATCCCTGCCTTTACAAAAAAAGGGAGGATCGGGGTCCTTCTCAGGGTGCTTGCCCCCGTGGGGGAAAAACAGACACTTATCGATGCGGTCCTCGAAGTGTCAGGCAGCGCCGGGCTGCGGTTCTGGGGAGCCGATCGAACAGTGCTGGACAGGGAGATGGTAGTCGTGATTACCCAATACGGCCCGGTATCGTTCAAAAAATGGCGATCACCGTCAGGACAATGGCGATTCAAGCCTGAGTTCGAGGATGTCCAGCGGCTGGCTGAAAAGGCCGGGATCCCTGCGGCGAAGATGAGAGACCTGGCGGTGGCGGCCTATGTTTCGGAGGTTGGAGATGGACAGAAAGAAGATTGA
- the larB gene encoding nickel pincer cofactor biosynthesis protein LarB, which translates to MDRKQLLDILKRIASGETSPDEGLADLVDFPSARMEYAHLDTHRHLRRGIPETVFGEGKTSEQILGIVDRLSGNGDPVLVTRVSEEAAALVVARWPEADHDPQSRTLHLGSLTPTGGSPLLIIAAGTSDLPVAEEAARTAVFLGRDVLRAYDVGVAGLHRLATHSNEMSSAGAIVVVAGMEGALPGVVAGLVSVPVIGVPTSIGYGASLGGFTPLLTMLASCACGLTVVNIDNGYGAAVAAHMILGIES; encoded by the coding sequence ATGGATAGAAAACAACTATTAGATATATTAAAACGCATAGCTTCCGGAGAAACATCACCTGATGAGGGCCTTGCCGACCTGGTGGATTTCCCTTCGGCCAGGATGGAATACGCACATCTGGATACCCACCGCCACTTGCGGCGCGGTATCCCCGAAACCGTTTTCGGGGAGGGCAAAACATCAGAGCAGATACTTGGTATCGTTGATAGGTTGTCGGGCAACGGCGATCCAGTCCTGGTAACAAGGGTTTCAGAGGAGGCAGCTGCCCTGGTGGTGGCCCGATGGCCTGAAGCTGATCATGATCCCCAGTCCCGAACCCTCCACCTGGGTTCACTTACTCCGACAGGGGGAAGTCCGCTCCTTATAATTGCGGCCGGGACTTCAGACCTGCCTGTGGCGGAAGAGGCGGCGAGAACAGCTGTTTTTCTGGGCCGGGATGTACTTCGTGCTTACGATGTGGGTGTGGCAGGCCTCCACAGGCTCGCCACACATAGCAATGAGATGAGCAGCGCTGGGGCTATCGTTGTAGTGGCAGGCATGGAAGGCGCCCTTCCGGGTGTCGTGGCAGGTCTTGTATCCGTTCCCGTCATAGGGGTTCCAACCAGTATCGGCTACGGTGCGTCTCTGGGCGGGTTTACTCCTTTGCTCACCATGCTTGCATCCTGCGCCTGCGGCCTTACCGTCGTCAATATAGACAACGGTTACGGGGCGGCAGTTGCGGCCCATATGATTTTAGGCATTGAATCGTGA
- the folD gene encoding bifunctional methylenetetrahydrofolate dehydrogenase/methenyltetrahydrofolate cyclohydrolase FolD has product MSGAKLIDGNVIAAKVLEEVSIDTAKFRESQGRSPGLAVVLVGEDPASSVYVRMKIRDCGKCGIESFSHKLPVETTTEELLDLVDTLNRDQDVDGLLVQLPLSGHINTRMILDHIDPAKDVDGFNPKNVGKLVRGDEGVLVPCTPAGVMRMLDEENVDPKGKNAVIVGRSDIVGKPMALMLLHRHATVTICHSRTQDLAQVCRTADILVAAVGQPLMIRKDWVREGAVVIDVGMNSMGPEDAPQLILNDPARVADFEKKNYTLVGDVSPDVAEVASLITPVPGGVGPMTRALLMANTMKAAQWRIN; this is encoded by the coding sequence ATGAGCGGCGCGAAGCTGATAGATGGTAACGTGATAGCGGCAAAGGTGCTGGAAGAGGTTTCGATAGATACCGCAAAGTTCAGGGAAAGCCAGGGCCGCAGTCCCGGACTGGCTGTGGTCCTGGTGGGTGAGGATCCCGCAAGTTCGGTTTACGTGAGGATGAAGATCAGGGATTGCGGGAAGTGCGGTATCGAGTCGTTCTCCCACAAGCTTCCTGTTGAGACCACCACTGAGGAACTTCTCGACCTGGTGGATACCCTCAACAGGGACCAGGACGTCGACGGTCTCCTTGTTCAACTGCCTTTGTCTGGACATATCAATACCAGGATGATCCTGGACCATATCGATCCTGCCAAGGATGTTGATGGTTTTAATCCGAAAAACGTGGGCAAGCTGGTTCGTGGAGACGAGGGAGTACTGGTACCCTGTACTCCTGCAGGGGTTATGCGCATGCTGGATGAGGAGAATGTTGATCCCAAGGGAAAGAACGCAGTAATTGTGGGACGGAGCGATATCGTTGGCAAGCCGATGGCACTTATGCTTCTCCACCGGCATGCCACAGTGACGATCTGTCATTCCCGGACGCAGGATCTTGCCCAGGTTTGCCGTACAGCGGATATCCTGGTTGCGGCAGTTGGCCAGCCTCTCATGATCAGGAAAGACTGGGTCAGGGAAGGGGCGGTTGTTATCGATGTGGGTATGAACTCCATGGGCCCCGAGGATGCTCCCCAGCTTATTCTGAATGACCCAGCCAGGGTCGCTGATTTTGAAAAGAAGAATTACACCCTGGTGGGGGATGTTTCGCCAGACGTGGCCGAGGTTGCAAGTCTGATAACCCCTGTGCCGGGAGGGGTCGGCCCCATGACCCGGGCCCTTTTGATGGCCAATACGATGAAAGCAGCCCAATGGAGAATAAACTAG
- a CDS encoding chemotaxis protein CheD yields MNHIVVGITEFKFAESPHKLVTYGLGSCVAITCYAKEAIMGSMAHVLLPHAYSAHDNEAPGKFADSAVAAMVQQMEIRGIGPSRLIAKIAGGADMFAGKFMGSDRCIGARNILAARKALDKFGIRLVAQDVGGTAGRTVEFATESGLLVVRTLRGEVKQL; encoded by the coding sequence ATGAACCACATCGTAGTGGGGATTACTGAATTCAAGTTCGCCGAATCACCCCATAAACTGGTCACTTATGGTCTGGGTTCGTGTGTGGCCATCACATGTTATGCCAAAGAGGCTATTATGGGGTCTATGGCACACGTTCTGCTGCCTCATGCCTACAGCGCTCATGATAATGAAGCACCCGGGAAATTCGCTGACTCTGCAGTGGCAGCAATGGTACAGCAGATGGAGATCCGAGGTATAGGGCCTTCCAGGCTCATTGCGAAGATAGCCGGTGGCGCTGATATGTTTGCCGGTAAGTTCATGGGATCAGACAGGTGCATTGGTGCCAGGAATATCCTTGCAGCTCGAAAGGCCCTCGACAAATTCGGCATCCGCCTTGTTGCCCAGGACGTAGGGGGTACGGCGGGGAGAACAGTGGAATTTGCTACTGAAAGTGGGCTCCTTGTGGTACGTACCTTGCGGGGAGAGGTGAAGCAGTTATAA
- a CDS encoding chemotaxis protein CheC — MRKTPFLSREQVAAVEEIATIAAGQAGNALSRLLKIPIRVGVPEVTNVKLSDIPALFGGLDAPAIGVLVPFQGDIEGNALLLFPEAGIKELEEMLFGSSGQAEGDLRLSAFAEIGNIITGSLLTVFWSFSERVVVNLPPFLVQDMAGAILDAILGEVGTLSDEVTTLTFNLTGLEDASLVKSVLIPGNAGIELFLEAAGRLRTGR, encoded by the coding sequence ATGAGAAAGACCCCCTTTTTGTCAAGGGAACAGGTCGCAGCTGTCGAAGAGATCGCGACGATCGCCGCAGGTCAGGCTGGCAATGCTCTGTCCCGTCTGCTGAAAATCCCGATCCGTGTCGGTGTCCCCGAGGTTACCAATGTAAAACTCAGCGACATACCAGCCCTTTTTGGGGGGTTGGATGCTCCGGCCATCGGTGTTCTTGTCCCGTTCCAGGGGGATATTGAAGGTAACGCCCTTCTCCTTTTTCCCGAGGCAGGGATCAAGGAGCTTGAGGAGATGCTGTTCGGGTCGTCAGGGCAGGCAGAGGGTGATCTCCGCTTGTCGGCATTTGCTGAGATCGGCAACATAATCACCGGGTCGCTTCTAACGGTCTTTTGGAGTTTTTCTGAAAGGGTTGTTGTCAACCTTCCACCGTTCCTGGTTCAAGACATGGCAGGCGCTATTTTAGACGCGATATTGGGTGAGGTTGGAACCTTGTCCGACGAAGTGACGACATTGACCTTCAACCTGACTGGTCTGGAAGATGCCAGCCTGGTAAAGTCTGTTCTGATCCCGGGAAACGCAGGGATCGAACTGTTTCTGGAAGCGGCCGGCAGGTTGAGAACTGGTCGATGA
- a CDS encoding chemotaxis protein CheA, which produces MDMSKYRDLFISEAREHVQGMSTCILVLEKEPASEQSINELFRHAHSVKGMSASMGYSKIAELSHHLEDMMDVVRKGQLTISSSVTDILLEGVDALENMVDGVEQDKNLEEADTSSLLLKVLNATQGTVEATAVKEERSDPDPKPESASLSAEVAGDRPEDVPDPDPEPGPGEVTLSLESHPDLEGALEVRFEIAPDSLVPAARAYLAVKKLESLGQLHRTDPSVEEIKAGNYTDHVTAWVGGVKKDEILKTLQSLAEMGQISVLDPDSEIAQPQKGVDEVSKPVEQVAVKSKKESGSPPGSAKSVRISTALLDTFINLVGELIVTQSRLNDLLTGSGSRDVDQVLTRVDHLISGLHSEVMKVRMMPLETVTQRLPRVVRDLALKRKKKVSLEVIGADIELDRAILEELGDPLIHILRNAVDHGLEETEGRGAAGKDATGRIVLRAFRERDMVYVEIIDDGRGIDLEAIKTKAVEKGLISRDQAKIISDEETVMLVCRPGFSTAAEVTDVSGRGVGMDVVQSTVDSLGGSLSIESHTGEGTTFTLRLPLTVAIVKMLLVSLLDHTFAVPITRVARTIRVAREDLNESQGRQYLNLDEELVSVFDLGELLKIERRTDGRSVFNVVLVEATNRTVGLVVDSVVGQVDIVVKPLCYPIQYLKRYSGMTVLGDGRIVPILDLGNLF; this is translated from the coding sequence ATGGACATGTCCAAATACAGGGATCTTTTTATCTCCGAAGCCAGGGAGCATGTCCAGGGTATGAGTACCTGCATACTCGTTCTGGAAAAGGAACCAGCTTCAGAACAGAGCATCAATGAACTGTTCCGCCATGCGCATTCCGTCAAGGGGATGTCGGCTTCCATGGGATACTCCAAGATCGCTGAACTGAGCCACCACCTTGAGGACATGATGGATGTGGTCCGTAAGGGGCAGCTGACTATTTCTTCGAGTGTCACTGACATCCTCCTGGAAGGTGTCGATGCTTTGGAAAATATGGTGGATGGTGTGGAGCAGGACAAGAACCTCGAAGAGGCTGATACCTCTTCGCTTCTGCTCAAGGTCCTGAATGCAACTCAGGGAACGGTGGAGGCCACCGCTGTAAAAGAAGAACGATCCGACCCTGATCCCAAACCGGAGTCCGCATCCCTTTCCGCTGAAGTTGCGGGTGACAGGCCGGAGGATGTGCCCGATCCCGACCCTGAACCTGGGCCTGGGGAAGTAACTTTATCGCTGGAGAGCCATCCTGACCTGGAGGGCGCTCTGGAGGTAAGGTTCGAAATTGCTCCTGACAGCCTTGTGCCCGCAGCCCGGGCTTACCTGGCAGTTAAAAAACTGGAATCCCTGGGTCAGCTCCATCGTACGGATCCGTCAGTTGAAGAGATAAAGGCAGGCAATTACACAGACCATGTCACTGCCTGGGTCGGCGGTGTCAAAAAGGACGAAATTTTAAAGACTCTCCAATCTTTGGCTGAAATGGGCCAGATATCAGTTTTGGATCCTGACAGCGAAATAGCCCAGCCCCAAAAGGGTGTTGATGAAGTTTCCAAACCGGTGGAACAGGTTGCTGTGAAGTCCAAAAAAGAGTCAGGTTCACCTCCTGGCAGCGCTAAATCGGTACGTATCAGTACAGCCCTGTTAGACACATTTATAAACCTGGTCGGAGAACTCATCGTTACTCAGAGTCGCTTGAACGATCTCCTCACGGGCAGTGGGTCCAGAGATGTTGACCAGGTCCTCACAAGGGTGGATCATCTCATAAGTGGCCTGCATAGTGAGGTCATGAAAGTCCGGATGATGCCCCTGGAAACGGTCACTCAGCGTCTGCCAAGAGTGGTCCGGGATTTGGCCCTCAAGCGCAAGAAGAAGGTTTCCCTTGAAGTGATAGGGGCCGATATCGAACTGGACCGTGCTATTTTAGAAGAGCTGGGGGACCCGCTCATCCACATACTCAGAAACGCCGTGGATCATGGCCTGGAAGAAACTGAAGGACGTGGGGCCGCCGGCAAGGATGCGACCGGACGCATTGTTCTCAGGGCTTTCCGCGAAAGAGACATGGTTTATGTTGAGATTATTGACGACGGCAGGGGCATTGACCTTGAGGCGATCAAAACCAAGGCAGTGGAGAAAGGTCTTATTTCCCGCGATCAGGCAAAAATCATAAGCGATGAAGAAACCGTCATGCTTGTGTGCCGGCCGGGGTTTTCCACGGCAGCTGAAGTTACTGATGTTTCCGGGCGGGGTGTTGGAATGGACGTAGTCCAATCCACAGTGGATAGTCTCGGAGGATCTCTTTCCATTGAAAGCCATACCGGCGAGGGAACAACCTTTACACTCAGGTTGCCCCTGACGGTAGCTATTGTAAAGATGCTTCTCGTCTCTCTTCTCGATCACACCTTTGCCGTTCCCATCACGAGGGTGGCCCGGACGATCCGTGTAGCCAGGGAGGACCTCAATGAAAGCCAGGGCCGACAGTACCTGAACCTGGATGAGGAACTGGTCTCCGTATTCGATCTGGGGGAACTCCTTAAGATCGAGCGGCGTACGGATGGTCGATCTGTGTTCAATGTTGTCCTGGTGGAGGCTACCAACAGGACGGTAGGTCTGGTTGTCGATAGCGTTGTCGGCCAGGTGGACATCGTTGTAAAACCCCTTTGTTACCCTATCCAATATCTCAAGAGATATTCAGGCATGACCGTCCTGGGAGACGGTAGAATCGTTCCGATCCTCGATCTGGGCAACCTGTTCTAG